From Tubulanus polymorphus chromosome 9, tnTubPoly1.2, whole genome shotgun sequence, a single genomic window includes:
- the LOC141911012 gene encoding monocarboxylate transporter 12-B-like has translation MKKDTGWAWMVVFASFSLRIFSYGLTTTTGILYVVFKEEFQRSSGMTSIVGSLANATSFFLGPLSSILAHRFGNRIVVMVAGFIAAVGLISSMFASSLVWLMITYGLITGLGFGLTVVPGSCVVAEYFDKKRNFAMGLASSGGGLGSFIFPPLLQALINAYGWKGAMFISGALALNVTACGAIYRPTSELRENQPNGKTSKNHVIERTNCGDKLDEKVTFLNSAAADSDGKHSVDESGLNPNTDGTSQIRTTGQTCRNRPSGQTKPKAFHGEMFTNKRFLVLCLNNVLATLGFSIIYVHLIAYAKIAAGIDPDKSAWLFTVMGSMNLFGKFGFGILANHPAISEHVLYIISLGIGGIVTVSLPLLPTKLPYLMAYASTAGLSISAIGGALLPALLVDYAGLEALSSTYGVLLITNGIGFFSGAPIAGLLFDHTGNYHTSFYLAGTVILVSSFIMLLPWRYMANDTRLMTSPEPDLTSLDLEQRQRQLSPNSKRLHLLERNFVGSVEGLDRVIVSHQDLHSIGSNEN, from the exons ATGAAGAAGGATACAGGTTGGGCCTGGATGGTCGTATTCGCCTCGTTTTCGCTGCGTATTTTCTCGTACGGTCTCACCACTACGACCGGTATTCTATACGTGGTTTTTAAAGAGGAATTTCAGCGCAGTAGCGGCATGACGTCAATCGTAGGGTCGCTGGCAAACGCAACCAG tttttttctggGCCCATTGTCGAGTATATTGGCACATCGATTTGGTAACCGGATAGTAGTGATGGTGGCCGGTTTTATTGCCGCTGTTGGACTCATTTCATCCATGTTCGCGTCCAGTCTCGTCTGGTTAATGATAACATACGGGTTAATAACCG gTTTAGGTTTTGGTTTGACGGTAGTTCCAGGTAGCTGCGTAGTTGCTGAATACTTCGATAAGAAACGTAACTTTGCTATGGGTCTAGCGTCATCCGGGGGCGGACTGGGTAGCTTTATCTTTCCCCCTCTTTTACAAGCGCTCATCAATGCTTACGGTTGGAAAG GAGCGATGTTCATTTCCGGTGCCCTGGCGCTGAACGTAACCGCTTGCGGTGCCATCTACCGGCCAACGTCCGAACTACGAGAAAATCAACCGAATGGGAAAACGAGTAAAAACCACGTGATCGAGCGGACGAACTGTGGTGATAAACTGGATGAAAAAGTTACCTTTTTGAACTCGGCAGCAGCTGATAGCGATGGCAAACATAGCGTGGATGAAAGTGGTCTGAATCCGAATACTGATGGGACTAGTCAGATTCGGACTACTGGCCAGACTTGTCGTAATCGGCCTTCTGGGCAGACTAAACCGAAAGCGTTTCATGGCGAAATGTTCACAAATAAAAGATTCCTCgttttatgtttaaataacGTGTTGGCGACGCTCGGATTTTCCATTATTTACGTTCATTTAATCGCATACGCTAAAATCGCAGCCGGTATCGATCCGGACAAGAGCGCCTGGCTCTTCACCGTCATGGGATCGATGAATCTATTCGGCAAATTCGGATTCGGAATACTGGCAAACCACCCCGCTATATCGGAACACGTTTTGTATATTATCTCACTGGGCATTGGCGGAATAGTTACCGTATCGTTACCATTGTTACCGACTAAATTACCATATTTAATGGCGTACGCTTCGACCGCTGGTTTGAGTATATCGGCTATAGGTGGCGCTCTACTACCAGCTCTTCTCGTTGACTATGCCGGTTTGGAGGCACTTTCGTCGACGTATGGAGTTTTACTAATAACAAACGGTATCGGGTTCTTTAGCGGGGCCCCGATCGCGG GTCTACTATTCGACCACACCGGAAATTATCACACCTCCTTCTACCTGGCGGGAACGGTCATTCTGGTCAGTTCGTTTATCATGCTGTTACCATGGAGATATATGGCGAACGACACTCGACTGATGACGTCACCAGAACCGGATCTAACTAGTCTAGATTTGGAGCAGAGGCAGAGACAACTGTCACCGAACTCGAAGCGACTTCATTTATTAGAACGAAATTTTGTCGGTTCAGTCGAAGGCCT AGACCGCGTTATAGTCAGTCATCAAGATCTCCATTCTATTGGCtcgaatgaaaattga